In one window of Streptomyces sp. FXJ1.172 DNA:
- a CDS encoding S9 family peptidase: MTNSYRVFVTTLPDTCPADPRRMVFTADSGGRCEVFTWDAAARRTRQVTDSAEGTAHRAIDADGYVWWFAEDATESGHWWFQHFDGGPRLPGLPGAPAGRPRGLAVTADGTAAAAIAHAEGTTVVVGRRGQTPRQVWCSPGSLRLGGITPDGTLIALAAAADDPVAVRILSREGRTVLALPGPAAPGAGGGGPQGPAGPAPAGTRLWCQGFSPRPGRRELLMVRDLMDGYVLQTWTPEEGLCTHHWCPFDTEISARWYPETRAVLVRQDRQGRSLLHHVDLDARKRVLVPTPAGSVLDAAPRAVGAVDYLWTDTAHAPVLRATDGIELPPCGSATVVPGRHTDLWTPSSSGRVHTLLSLPERPGSEPPPAVFLIHGGPADHDRDAYDATVHSLVASGYAVARVNYRGSTGYGPRWQREFPAGVGHTQVEDLAAVRADLVARGLVARTASALWGVSWGAYLVLLALGTRPWLWQAGIAVKPVADWAAAHRATTPALRALDVRLFGGTPDELPERYASSSPHTYAAAVRAPLLVVGATRDVKCPPGQIRGYLAALAAAEVPHEAMWLETGHDGYDGAAHVAVLRRSLRFLRDRLPAPAPGALTRPPASTGGPRSR, translated from the coding sequence ATGACCAACTCCTATCGAGTGTTCGTGACCACACTGCCCGACACCTGCCCGGCCGACCCTCGCCGCATGGTGTTCACGGCGGACTCCGGCGGCCGCTGCGAGGTCTTCACGTGGGACGCCGCAGCCCGGCGGACCCGGCAGGTCACCGACAGCGCCGAGGGCACGGCACACCGGGCGATCGACGCCGACGGCTACGTGTGGTGGTTCGCGGAGGACGCGACCGAGAGCGGCCACTGGTGGTTTCAGCACTTCGACGGCGGCCCCCGCCTGCCGGGCCTGCCCGGAGCGCCGGCCGGACGGCCGCGCGGACTGGCGGTGACCGCGGACGGCACGGCCGCCGCGGCCATCGCCCACGCCGAGGGCACCACGGTCGTGGTGGGCCGGCGCGGTCAGACGCCGCGACAGGTGTGGTGCTCTCCGGGGTCGCTCCGGTTGGGTGGCATCACGCCGGACGGCACGTTGATCGCCCTGGCGGCCGCCGCCGACGACCCTGTCGCCGTGAGGATCTTGTCACGTGAGGGCCGAACGGTTCTCGCCCTGCCCGGACCCGCCGCACCCGGCGCCGGCGGGGGAGGGCCCCAGGGCCCGGCGGGCCCGGCGCCGGCCGGCACCAGGCTGTGGTGTCAGGGTTTCTCGCCCCGGCCCGGGCGGCGCGAGTTGCTCATGGTGCGCGACCTCATGGACGGCTACGTCCTCCAGACGTGGACGCCGGAGGAGGGCCTGTGCACGCATCACTGGTGCCCCTTCGACACGGAGATCAGCGCTCGCTGGTACCCGGAGACACGCGCGGTGCTGGTGCGTCAGGACCGGCAGGGCCGCTCCCTGCTGCATCACGTGGATCTGGACGCGCGCAAACGGGTCCTCGTGCCCACCCCCGCGGGCAGCGTGCTGGATGCTGCGCCCCGGGCCGTGGGAGCCGTCGACTACCTGTGGACCGACACCGCCCATGCCCCGGTTCTGCGCGCCACGGACGGCATCGAGCTGCCTCCGTGCGGTTCCGCGACCGTGGTGCCCGGACGGCACACCGACCTGTGGACGCCCTCGTCCTCGGGACGGGTGCACACCCTGCTGAGCCTGCCGGAGCGGCCGGGGTCCGAGCCGCCACCCGCCGTCTTCCTGATCCACGGCGGACCTGCCGATCACGACCGTGACGCCTACGACGCCACGGTGCACTCGCTGGTGGCCTCCGGATACGCCGTCGCGCGCGTCAACTACCGGGGCTCCACCGGTTACGGGCCGCGCTGGCAGCGGGAGTTCCCCGCCGGAGTCGGCCACACGCAGGTCGAGGACCTGGCCGCGGTCCGCGCCGACCTCGTCGCCCGCGGCCTCGTCGCCCGTACCGCGAGCGCCCTGTGGGGTGTGTCCTGGGGCGCCTACCTGGTCCTGCTGGCTCTGGGCACCCGCCCCTGGCTGTGGCAGGCCGGTATCGCCGTCAAGCCGGTCGCCGACTGGGCCGCCGCCCACCGCGCCACCACCCCGGCGCTGCGCGCCTTGGACGTCCGGCTGTTCGGCGGTACCCCGGACGAGCTGCCGGAACGTTACGCCAGTAGCTCGCCCCACACCTACGCGGCCGCGGTCAGGGCACCGCTCCTCGTCGTCGGCGCGACCCGCGACGTCAAGTGCCCGCCCGGGCAGATCCGCGGCTACCTCGCCGCGCTGGCCGCGGCGGAGGTACCGCACGAGGCCATGTGGCTCGAGACGGGACACGACGGTTACGACGGCGCGGCGCACGTCGCCGTCCTGCGTCGGTCCCTGCGCTTCCTGCGCGACCGGCTGCCCGCCCCGGCACCCGGCGCCCTCACACGTCCTCCCGCGTCGACGGGAGGACCCCGGTCCCGCTGA
- a CDS encoding MFS transporter, which produces MEDIGRSRLPRRSGKASTTPGAAPPPADTGIRTAGGRDLTVLWGINFIDGLGSQASGLVFPLLLLDLGHGRGTAGAFASAAALAGVVLSPFVALPADRGRRRTLMTGTSVSASLAMAGLAACCLGHPPLWVLLGLALTERLCATAYEAAARGALSRLAGAADLPRAVAGVQAGDQAALVLGPALGGVLFSVSPLLPFAVDAGSYAAAAFGVRAVRTPLDGTPAGPPHGPDAPGNPADVPPATSAMVPDSPRSSSDPPVGTVRSGALRAGVAAVVGSPVLRLVLLWSSAASGAVALLFYNALFVLGTEAGSIATGGVLAASGAAGLAGSLVAARAVRRLGAHRSLTVATWLLLPPCAALSVAREPWSWTLCFCGLCLVLPVVTVVLGAAAVRAVPAELQSRSGAVLGSAGALTAAGGPAGAALLMAWGGPGAPAVACTVILALLAVHTQHTANTVLRPLTPAHADQDTGRTSSRAGGAR; this is translated from the coding sequence GTGGAGGACATCGGCAGGTCTCGATTACCGCGGCGCTCCGGCAAGGCGTCGACCACACCTGGTGCCGCGCCGCCCCCGGCGGACACCGGGATCCGCACGGCGGGCGGACGTGATCTGACCGTTCTCTGGGGGATCAATTTCATCGACGGACTCGGCAGCCAGGCCTCCGGTCTCGTGTTCCCCCTGCTGCTCCTCGATCTGGGCCACGGACGCGGTACCGCAGGCGCGTTCGCCAGCGCCGCCGCCCTCGCCGGGGTAGTCCTGAGCCCGTTCGTCGCCCTGCCGGCCGACCGAGGCCGCCGGCGTACTCTCATGACCGGCACATCGGTGTCGGCGTCCCTGGCGATGGCCGGGCTGGCCGCCTGCTGCCTCGGACACCCTCCCCTGTGGGTCCTGCTGGGCCTCGCGCTCACCGAGCGTCTGTGCGCGACGGCGTACGAGGCCGCAGCACGTGGTGCCCTGTCGCGGCTGGCGGGCGCCGCCGATCTGCCCCGGGCTGTGGCCGGAGTCCAGGCGGGCGATCAGGCAGCACTGGTGCTGGGGCCGGCGCTCGGCGGGGTCCTGTTCAGCGTGAGCCCTCTCCTGCCGTTCGCCGTGGACGCCGGCTCCTACGCGGCGGCGGCATTCGGCGTCAGGGCCGTACGGACTCCCCTCGACGGCACACCTGCCGGCCCTCCCCACGGACCGGACGCCCCGGGGAATCCCGCAGACGTTCCGCCGGCGACCTCGGCCATGGTCCCGGACTCGCCCCGCTCCTCCTCGGACCCGCCCGTCGGCACGGTCCGTTCCGGAGCCCTGCGGGCCGGCGTCGCCGCGGTGGTCGGTTCCCCCGTGCTGCGGCTGGTCCTGCTGTGGTCCTCCGCAGCGAGCGGAGCCGTGGCCCTGTTGTTCTACAACGCTCTGTTCGTTCTGGGCACCGAGGCGGGCAGCATCGCCACCGGAGGGGTACTCGCGGCCTCCGGTGCGGCGGGCCTGGCCGGTTCTCTGGTGGCGGCGCGTGCGGTGCGCCGGCTCGGTGCCCACCGGTCGCTGACCGTGGCGACCTGGCTGCTCCTGCCGCCGTGTGCCGCGCTGTCGGTGGCCCGTGAACCGTGGTCGTGGACTTTGTGCTTCTGCGGACTGTGCCTGGTGCTGCCGGTGGTCACGGTCGTCCTGGGCGCGGCGGCGGTGCGCGCGGTACCCGCGGAGCTGCAGTCCCGGTCCGGTGCCGTACTGGGATCGGCGGGCGCCTTGACCGCCGCCGGCGGGCCGGCAGGTGCGGCCCTCTTGATGGCGTGGGGCGGTCCCGGTGCTCCTGCGGTGGCCTGCACCGTCATCCTGGCTCTGCTGGCCGTCCACACGCAGCACACGGCGAACACCGTGCTGCGACCGCTCACGCCCGCCCACGCAGACCAGGACACGGGCCGCACCAGCAGCCGTGCAGGGGGCGCACGATGA
- a CDS encoding trimeric intracellular cation channel family protein — protein MSVARALSPESVTELTRALDLSGVFANGTLGGVLARARRLDLFGFLVIGIVSGLGGGILRDTLLQHGTPVALTDYTYLTVAVAGTLLAFLADLSRHTSGWAFTLLDASALSVWAVAGAQKTFAVGLGWLPAVLLGTITAVGGGAIRDLLLARTPSIFGGTPLYATVAVLVSVVMVVCSRLGAPTVGVLAGIAVGIALRLAAFHWGWRLPGSRDWRPGPVKRRGP, from the coding sequence GTGTCTGTGGCCCGGGCGTTGTCGCCCGAGAGTGTGACCGAGCTGACCAGGGCGCTGGACCTGAGCGGAGTGTTCGCCAACGGCACGCTCGGCGGGGTGCTGGCCCGGGCCCGACGTCTGGACCTGTTCGGCTTCCTGGTCATCGGCATCGTCTCGGGCCTGGGCGGCGGAATCCTGCGCGACACCCTGTTGCAGCACGGCACACCCGTGGCCTTGACCGACTACACGTATCTCACGGTCGCCGTCGCCGGCACCCTGCTGGCCTTCCTGGCCGACCTGAGCCGCCACACCTCCGGTTGGGCCTTCACCCTCCTGGATGCCTCGGCACTCAGCGTATGGGCGGTCGCCGGCGCGCAGAAGACATTCGCTGTCGGCCTGGGCTGGCTGCCGGCCGTGCTGCTGGGCACCATCACAGCGGTCGGCGGCGGGGCCATCCGGGACCTGCTTCTGGCTCGCACGCCTTCCATCTTCGGTGGCACCCCGTTGTACGCGACCGTCGCGGTGCTGGTGAGCGTGGTGATGGTTGTCTGCAGCCGGCTCGGCGCACCCACCGTAGGTGTCCTGGCCGGGATCGCGGTCGGCATCGCGTTGCGTCTGGCCGCGTTCCACTGGGGCTGGAGGCTGCCGGGCAGCCGCGACTGGCGGCCGGGGCCGGTCAAGCGCCGGGGGCCCTGA
- a CDS encoding amidohydrolase, translating into MTLKDSADAVLAGLGAVRSELEEVYKDLHAHPELGHQEHRTAAGVAERLRNCGYRVHEGIGGTGVIGVLANGEGPTVLLRADMDALPVREETGLHYASTAEAADASGRRVPVAHACGHDMHVTCLLGAARLMAAAPEAWQGTLLALFQPAEEPGDGADRMLTDGLTDRVPRPDVAFAQHVLPYPAGQVGTRAGSFLSAADNVKITVHGRGAHGSAPQAAIDPVVIASMIVVRLQTIVSRELAAAQPAVVTVGSVQAGTSGNVIPESAELLVNVRTYDEETRRAVLSAVRRIVHAECDASGTTREPQIEEGTRFPPTVNDDAVTREVSAAFAAMFGEHAVTAELQSASEDFSRIPDAFGTPYTYWALGCVDPDSYQAARQRGTVAQEIPVNHSPRFAPVLQPTLDTGVQALVTAALTHLGKPGRTSR; encoded by the coding sequence ATGACGCTCAAGGACTCCGCAGATGCTGTGCTGGCCGGGCTCGGTGCTGTCCGGTCCGAACTCGAAGAGGTCTACAAGGACTTGCACGCCCACCCCGAGTTGGGACACCAGGAGCACCGCACCGCGGCCGGTGTGGCGGAACGCCTGAGAAACTGCGGCTACCGGGTGCACGAGGGGATCGGCGGCACCGGTGTGATCGGTGTGCTGGCCAACGGCGAGGGGCCGACCGTTTTGCTGCGGGCCGACATGGACGCGCTACCGGTCCGTGAGGAGACCGGTCTGCACTACGCCAGCACGGCCGAAGCCGCGGACGCCTCCGGGCGGCGGGTGCCCGTGGCGCATGCCTGCGGTCACGACATGCACGTCACCTGCCTGCTGGGAGCGGCACGGCTCATGGCCGCCGCGCCGGAGGCGTGGCAGGGCACGCTGCTGGCCTTGTTCCAGCCTGCCGAAGAGCCCGGGGACGGCGCCGACCGGATGCTCACCGACGGGCTCACCGATCGTGTTCCCCGCCCGGACGTCGCATTCGCCCAGCATGTGCTTCCCTATCCGGCCGGGCAGGTCGGCACCCGCGCCGGGTCCTTTCTCTCCGCGGCGGACAATGTCAAGATCACCGTCCATGGCCGGGGCGCTCACGGCTCGGCACCGCAGGCCGCCATCGACCCGGTGGTGATCGCCTCGATGATCGTCGTCCGGCTCCAGACGATCGTCTCGCGCGAGCTCGCTGCCGCCCAGCCGGCCGTGGTCACCGTGGGCTCCGTCCAGGCGGGCACGAGCGGCAACGTGATTCCGGAGTCGGCGGAACTGCTGGTGAACGTGCGCACGTACGACGAAGAGACCCGCAGGGCGGTCCTGTCCGCCGTGCGGCGCATCGTCCACGCCGAGTGCGACGCCTCCGGGACGACCCGCGAGCCGCAGATCGAGGAGGGCACCCGCTTTCCGCCGACCGTCAACGACGACGCGGTCACCCGCGAGGTCTCCGCCGCTTTCGCCGCAATGTTCGGGGAGCACGCGGTCACTGCCGAACTGCAGAGCGCCAGCGAGGACTTCAGCCGGATCCCGGACGCCTTCGGCACCCCGTATACCTACTGGGCCCTGGGCTGCGTCGATCCGGACTCCTACCAGGCGGCCCGGCAACGCGGCACCGTGGCCCAGGAGATCCCGGTCAACCACAGCCCCCGCTTCGCACCGGTCCTGCAGCCCACCCTGGACACCGGCGTCCAGGCCCTGGTCACAGCCGCACTCACCCACCTCGGGAAACCGGGCCGTACGAGCCGATGA
- a CDS encoding recombinase family protein: MADPQQPSPTDRSDADDVEQHACPKCDAQPGSPCRSRGGAVASAYHTRRFTKVPRLKKALRVPIPADRGPGRPWRPGTPPPAPIDPDLPSADIRIGYARCSTLGQELDSQLDALSKHGIPRDKIFSEKISTRVRVRPKFEEALRTAREVKAHAPHCQVIFTVYEMKRLGRDAAELTALADHLTAHGLVLEMLAGPLPGIYDPTGPGKLLFAFFAAMAETERENIRESTLEGLDTAARKGKHGGRPPVITDDMLHTVLRRRAGGESVEQIQPDLIIPTGKRKGQNPSVASIYRALAEHAKREAYPEAVEQAHADFTALKVGEVPGPRPDTPDRALL; the protein is encoded by the coding sequence ATGGCGGACCCTCAGCAGCCCTCCCCAACCGACCGGTCGGACGCGGACGACGTCGAACAGCACGCCTGTCCGAAGTGTGACGCTCAGCCCGGCTCGCCGTGCCGCTCACGCGGCGGCGCCGTCGCCTCCGCCTACCACACCCGCCGCTTCACGAAGGTGCCCCGGCTGAAGAAGGCGCTGCGGGTGCCCATCCCGGCCGACCGCGGACCGGGACGGCCGTGGCGGCCGGGCACCCCGCCGCCGGCGCCGATCGACCCGGACCTGCCGAGCGCGGACATTCGCATCGGCTACGCGCGGTGCTCGACCCTCGGGCAGGAACTCGACTCTCAGCTCGACGCGCTCAGCAAGCACGGCATCCCGAGAGACAAGATCTTCAGTGAGAAGATCAGCACCCGGGTGCGGGTCCGCCCGAAGTTCGAGGAGGCACTGAGGACGGCGCGGGAGGTCAAGGCACACGCCCCGCACTGCCAGGTCATCTTCACCGTGTACGAGATGAAGCGGCTCGGTCGCGACGCTGCCGAACTCACCGCACTCGCCGACCACCTAACAGCCCACGGCCTGGTCTTGGAGATGCTCGCCGGGCCCCTGCCCGGCATCTACGACCCCACCGGCCCGGGGAAGCTGCTGTTCGCATTCTTCGCGGCGATGGCGGAGACCGAGCGGGAGAACATCCGCGAGTCGACCCTGGAAGGGCTCGACACCGCGGCACGCAAGGGCAAGCACGGCGGCCGGCCCCCGGTCATCACCGACGACATGCTCCACACCGTGCTCCGGCGCCGCGCGGGCGGCGAGTCCGTCGAGCAGATTCAGCCCGACCTGATCATCCCCACCGGCAAACGCAAGGGCCAGAACCCTTCGGTGGCGAGCATCTATCGGGCGCTGGCCGAGCACGCCAAGCGCGAGGCGTACCCCGAAGCCGTCGAACAGGCCCACGCCGACTTCACCGCCCTCAAGGTCGGCGAAGTCCCCGGACCTCGCCCCGATACCCCTGACCGAGCGTTACTCTGA
- a CDS encoding SMI1/KNR4 family protein translates to MTALAKVLPTTHGVDERIDWSAVEEIWGTGFPADYVAFMEAYGAGSVSREVGILLPVPRSDAYSDGSGLRQETANARGTWEMLGGRTALDVDLDSIVAWGVTSGADIYCWLTTADDPDRWPVLVCGRHTNPTFQVHPFGMAEFLRRLLTDGEFQEETISVVLPKEHTFVNWREQKRHLEAGLDPTTGEPWDY, encoded by the coding sequence GTGACAGCGCTCGCGAAGGTTCTGCCAACGACGCACGGCGTGGATGAGCGGATCGACTGGAGCGCGGTCGAGGAGATCTGGGGGACCGGGTTTCCGGCGGACTATGTGGCCTTCATGGAGGCGTACGGGGCAGGCAGCGTCAGCAGGGAAGTTGGAATACTGTTGCCGGTTCCGCGATCCGATGCTTATTCGGACGGGTCCGGCCTGCGGCAGGAGACAGCCAACGCCCGCGGCACATGGGAAATGCTCGGTGGTAGAACGGCCCTGGACGTGGACCTCGATTCCATCGTGGCGTGGGGTGTCACGAGCGGCGCAGACATCTACTGCTGGCTGACCACTGCCGACGATCCCGACCGATGGCCCGTGCTTGTATGCGGTCGGCACACGAATCCCACCTTCCAGGTCCATCCTTTCGGGATGGCGGAGTTCCTGCGCAGACTGCTCACCGATGGTGAATTCCAGGAGGAGACGATCAGTGTCGTCCTTCCGAAGGAGCACACTTTCGTCAACTGGCGTGAGCAGAAGCGTCACTTGGAGGCGGGCCTGGACCCCACCACGGGCGAACCCTGGGATTACTGA
- a CDS encoding aminoglycoside phosphotransferase family protein, protein MTDTDFEITADLVRALLQEQHPDLAGLAIRKVAGGWGNQMWRLGDELAVRMQRMDPTPELQLKERRWLPVLAPRLPLPVPVPVRCGEPSARFPKHWTVMTWVPGEPLDHGSISRGDHAADTLAGFLQALHVEAPAEAPVATDRGAHPRNCTDGFENFLQAVALDDIAADVRAVWDDAVAAPAWEGPPVWVHGDLHPANVVVSDGTLSGIVDFGDMFAGDPAWDLAAAWVLLPAGTAARFFDVYAHADEAAIRRARGLAALKSLFLMLMGQAGDRGLPGGKPNWGPAGRAALDRVLKGV, encoded by the coding sequence ATGACCGACACTGATTTCGAGATCACCGCAGACCTGGTCCGCGCCCTGCTGCAGGAGCAACATCCAGACCTCGCAGGGCTGGCCATCCGCAAGGTGGCGGGCGGCTGGGGCAACCAAATGTGGCGCCTCGGGGACGAGTTGGCCGTGCGCATGCAGCGCATGGACCCCACCCCGGAACTCCAGCTCAAGGAGCGGCGGTGGCTCCCCGTGCTGGCCCCGCGCCTGCCGCTCCCGGTGCCGGTCCCGGTTCGGTGCGGCGAACCGTCCGCGCGCTTCCCCAAGCACTGGACCGTGATGACGTGGGTTCCCGGCGAGCCGCTGGACCACGGCTCGATCAGCCGCGGCGACCACGCGGCCGACACGCTGGCGGGCTTCCTCCAGGCGCTTCACGTGGAGGCGCCCGCCGAGGCGCCGGTCGCTACGGACCGCGGTGCCCATCCCAGGAACTGCACGGACGGCTTCGAGAACTTCTTGCAGGCCGTTGCCCTCGACGACATCGCTGCCGACGTCCGGGCCGTCTGGGACGATGCCGTTGCGGCCCCCGCGTGGGAGGGTCCGCCGGTGTGGGTGCACGGCGACCTCCATCCCGCCAACGTCGTCGTCTCGGACGGAACGCTCTCGGGCATCGTCGACTTCGGCGACATGTTCGCCGGCGATCCGGCCTGGGACCTCGCCGCCGCATGGGTGCTGCTACCCGCGGGCACGGCCGCACGGTTCTTCGACGTCTACGCGCATGCGGACGAGGCGGCGATCCGGCGCGCCCGCGGGCTGGCCGCTTTGAAGAGCCTCTTCCTGATGCTCATGGGGCAGGCCGGAGACCGGGGTCTTCCCGGCGGCAAGCCGAACTGGGGGCCTGCAGGTCGGGCGGCACTTGATCGTGTTCTGAAGGGTGTTTGA
- a CDS encoding chorismate mutase, with translation MRQTIIAALTTATLAIAVAPAAAAEPPARPSLEPLTRLSAERVLIADQVAAAKYRTGQPIDDPAREQQVLDDVAAQARALGTDPDEVVAVFRDQIEASKIVQRGLFRIWDTDPSKAPTGSPDLSVIRVEINRVSGELVQAIADTDAPRTSPRCGGRLLAAYLNTDRTMRLDMLHAIALGRSLPHVCNEKWLVTRP, from the coding sequence TTGCGTCAGACGATCATTGCAGCGCTCACGACGGCCACCCTGGCTATCGCCGTCGCTCCCGCGGCGGCCGCCGAACCCCCCGCCCGTCCGTCCCTGGAACCGCTGACCCGGCTGTCCGCCGAGCGGGTCCTGATCGCCGACCAAGTGGCCGCGGCCAAGTACCGTACCGGGCAGCCCATCGACGATCCCGCCCGCGAGCAGCAGGTACTCGACGACGTGGCCGCCCAGGCCAGGGCACTTGGCACCGACCCGGATGAGGTGGTGGCCGTCTTCCGGGACCAGATCGAGGCGAGCAAGATCGTCCAGCGCGGGCTGTTCCGCATCTGGGACACGGATCCGTCGAAGGCGCCGACCGGCAGCCCCGATCTGTCGGTGATTCGCGTCGAGATCAACCGCGTCAGCGGCGAACTCGTTCAGGCCATCGCGGACACCGACGCACCCCGTACCAGCCCCCGGTGCGGAGGTCGGCTGCTGGCCGCATACCTCAACACCGACCGTACGATGCGGCTGGACATGCTCCACGCGATCGCGCTCGGGCGTTCCTTGCCGCACGTCTGCAATGAAAAATGGCTCGTCACGCGGCCTTGA
- a CDS encoding RNA polymerase sigma-70 factor, whose protein sequence is MTATPAPGAVIHALPSASRGWQHEPVIDTGAGQDPYLIHRRLLFATAYRMLGSVTDAEDVLQDAWLKWSATDHDAISHPKAYLVRTVTNLSLNRLTSARATRETYVGPWLPEPLLTSPDIASEAELADSVSTAMLVVLETLSPVERAVFLLREVFGYSHSEIAETLERPEPTIRQIAHRARAHVQARRPRFDADPDRRRQITAQFLEACAGGDLNAVMELLAPDVTAWSDGGGKVTAARRPLHGIDHVARWLLGFLAKPELAALTMEPAVINGELGILATVDGHSIGALSFDLGAGRIHNLRFQVNPDKLSGLTSDNPLAPPEPFKPGAIPAGLRATASRPGPPQPAACDTEDVLDGAE, encoded by the coding sequence ATGACCGCCACACCCGCTCCCGGCGCCGTGATCCACGCCTTGCCGTCCGCTTCGCGAGGCTGGCAGCATGAGCCGGTGATCGACACCGGCGCCGGGCAGGACCCGTACCTCATACACCGCAGGCTGCTGTTCGCCACCGCCTACCGCATGCTGGGCAGTGTCACCGACGCGGAGGACGTCCTGCAGGACGCCTGGCTGAAGTGGAGCGCCACGGACCACGACGCGATCAGCCACCCCAAGGCCTACCTGGTACGCACGGTCACCAACCTTTCCCTGAACCGCCTCACCTCTGCGCGGGCCACCCGCGAAACCTACGTCGGCCCGTGGCTGCCCGAACCCCTGCTGACGTCCCCGGACATCGCCTCGGAGGCGGAATTGGCCGATTCCGTCTCCACTGCCATGCTGGTCGTGCTGGAAACCCTCAGTCCCGTGGAACGCGCCGTCTTCCTGCTCCGCGAGGTCTTTGGCTACTCGCACAGCGAGATCGCCGAGACGCTCGAACGCCCCGAGCCGACGATCCGTCAGATCGCCCATCGCGCCCGGGCGCATGTCCAGGCCCGCCGCCCTCGCTTCGACGCCGACCCCGACCGGCGCCGGCAGATCACCGCTCAGTTCTTGGAAGCCTGCGCGGGCGGCGACCTGAACGCCGTGATGGAACTGCTCGCCCCCGACGTGACCGCCTGGTCCGACGGCGGCGGGAAGGTCACCGCGGCCCGTCGCCCGCTCCACGGCATCGACCATGTCGCGCGCTGGCTCCTGGGTTTCCTGGCCAAGCCCGAACTGGCCGCTCTGACCATGGAGCCGGCCGTCATCAACGGCGAACTCGGCATCCTGGCAACCGTCGACGGGCACAGCATCGGTGCTCTCTCCTTCGACCTAGGTGCTGGCCGTATCCACAACCTCCGATTCCAGGTCAACCCCGACAAGCTCAGCGGCCTGACCTCTGACAACCCCCTCGCGCCCCCTGAACCGTTCAAGCCTGGAGCCATTCCGGCGGGGCTTCGGGCCACGGCGAGTCGTCCAGGGCCGCCGCAGCCCGCCGCTTGTGACACCGAAGATGTCCTCGACGGAGCTGAGTAG
- a CDS encoding NAD(P)/FAD-dependent oxidoreductase, which yields MTNGHHVVVLGAGYTGMFSAIRLAHRTRRTGVKITLVNPSSRFVERLRMHQIAAGQQLADHRIPDLLAGTGVAFVRGTVTAIAPETRRVTLDGAEPLGYDTLVYALGSSTDTGNVPGADLHAFTLNSPEIAGRFAARLTEVAAAGGAVTVCGAGLTGIEAVTEIAESHPGLDVTLISPDEPGGMMGAKARAHLHRALDRLGVTRETGARVTKVLPEAVELADGRIIRSDACLWTAGVKVPPLAADAGIATDDRGRILVDATLRSVSHPEIHAIGDAAAVRLAWGQLHGSCQSGLPTAQYTADTVARLVRGKAVKPFRFGYYHQPVSLGRRDAVIQFTRTDFTPRRLHLAGRGAVAYKEMVSGSPLMTYRFSRRMNVSTIVSKGGRATRRPAA from the coding sequence ATGACCAACGGCCACCACGTCGTCGTACTCGGCGCCGGCTACACGGGTATGTTCAGCGCCATCCGGCTGGCCCACCGCACCCGCCGGACCGGCGTGAAGATCACCCTGGTCAACCCGTCGAGCCGGTTCGTCGAACGGCTGCGGATGCACCAGATCGCCGCCGGGCAGCAGCTGGCCGACCACAGGATCCCCGACCTGCTCGCCGGTACGGGCGTCGCGTTCGTCCGGGGCACCGTCACTGCCATCGCTCCCGAGACCAGGCGCGTCACCCTTGATGGTGCCGAGCCGCTCGGCTACGACACGCTCGTTTACGCGCTGGGCAGCTCGACCGACACCGGCAACGTCCCCGGCGCCGATCTCCATGCGTTCACCCTCAACAGCCCGGAGATCGCCGGCCGGTTCGCCGCGCGGCTCACCGAAGTCGCCGCGGCCGGCGGCGCGGTCACCGTCTGCGGCGCGGGCCTGACCGGTATCGAGGCGGTAACCGAGATCGCCGAGAGCCACCCGGGTCTGGACGTCACGCTGATCAGCCCGGACGAGCCCGGAGGCATGATGGGCGCCAAGGCCCGCGCCCACCTCCACCGCGCGCTGGACCGCCTCGGTGTCACTCGGGAGACCGGTGCCCGCGTCACCAAGGTGCTGCCCGAGGCCGTCGAGCTGGCCGACGGCCGGATCATCCGCTCCGACGCCTGCCTGTGGACCGCCGGCGTCAAGGTGCCGCCGCTCGCCGCCGACGCCGGGATCGCCACGGACGACCGCGGTCGGATTCTGGTCGACGCCACGCTGCGGTCGGTGTCCCACCCGGAGATCCACGCCATCGGTGACGCGGCGGCCGTCCGCCTGGCCTGGGGACAGCTCCATGGCTCCTGCCAGAGCGGACTGCCCACTGCTCAGTACACCGCCGACACCGTCGCGCGGCTGGTACGCGGCAAGGCCGTCAAGCCGTTCCGCTTCGGTTACTACCACCAGCCGGTCAGCCTCGGCCGCCGTGACGCCGTCATCCAGTTCACCAGGACCGACTTCACTCCCCGCCGCCTGCACCTCGCCGGCCGCGGTGCCGTCGCGTACAAGGAGATGGTCAGCGGCAGCCCGCTCATGACGTACCGGTTCAGCAGGCGCATGAACGTCTCCACCATCGTCTCCAAGGGCGGCCGCGCCACCCGCAGGCCCGCGGCATGA